The Zea mays cultivar B73 chromosome 7, Zm-B73-REFERENCE-NAM-5.0, whole genome shotgun sequence DNA segment ATATCGTGGCAGCGCCTAATCCATATCGAACCTAAACGGGTATACTTTTCTGTATCCCTGACTGTAAGATGACGACACATGGCTATCATCACCTTGATGGCTATCACATTGTCATCCTTTTTATTCTTTAGAAGATATGGTGAGGTATTTTTTTTATTCACCTTATTGATGTAGGTGCTCGAGAGCTTGTTTGTCTTATTTAGCTTTTTTGCATCAGTCTTCGTCTTGCAATAATATgacttgttgtctctcttgtggcATATTCAATAAACTACGTTTTTTTCTCTCGCATCATAATCCTttactcccttgagtgtgttgtCCGAATGATGTCGAGCTTGTTTGGTTTTACTTCTCTTTTTTGTAAAGTCCCTTAGGCCTTGTTTGTTTTTCACGGATTGGAGACCCGAAACAGTTCCTGGCTGGAttatttctctaatttatataagttttgatAAGTTGGAATGAATCCTGGTCCAATCCTAGACAAACGAACGGGCCCTTATGCGGCAAACTATTTGTTTTGCTTGAGCTCATGGTTTTATCTTGCTATTTTCTTTGAATAAGTTTCTACAATATTATTCTTAACACAAACTTGTTTATAAGGATGAGAATTAATATTAATTAAATCTAAGAAGTAGAAGTATTCTTCTTATGAATTCTAAATGTTTTAATTTTAGATATCTTGAGATGATAATGTTGTATTTCTTGCTTGTTAGATAGCTTGTTATTATGTATGCTGAGTATTTTCAAATTTTAGCTAGCCATAGAAAGACCCGATGATAAAACAAGCCTAATACAGAGCGTGAAGAGATAAAATAGACGTCGACCCTCAGAGACTCTTACTACCCTgtggactaaattttagtctcgTTCCATCAGACATTTGGATACCAGTTAAAAGTGttaaatataatttaattataaaactaattatatagATAAGAACTAAACGATGAGACAAGTCTATTAATCCTAATTAATCTATTATTCGCTCATATGATACTACAATAAACATTTGCTAATCATATATTAATTAGATTTAATaaaatttgtcttatcttttaatcatcatctatataattagttttataattaaattatatttaTTACAATTAATTGACATTCAAATATTTATATAACACGAACTAAACTGAAGCAAACACTTCCACCGTCGATCCACACCGAGAAAACGTGTCAAAGTAGTCACCGCTACGGCGCTACGCTAAGCAGTCGATCGATACAGAGGAAACGTGGCAAAGTAGTCACTATTACTCCAAGCAAAACACGCGTCAGTTGCACTTGCCCCCAAATTCTGTTGTAACTCTCGTCAAGTATTTAATTACCGGTGACTTGTATCCACCAAATTCTGGCTTTACAAGATTCCATAGAGTAACCAAACACATATACCATCAGACGACTGGGCTGGACCAAGAAGAAATCCAGTAGCACACTAGACACTAGCAGTAACGCCAAGAAAGAATGGCGTGCTGCACCACCACCAGCCGTCTCGTCCTCTCGGCGGCCGCCGCCCTGCTCGCCGTGGCCGGCGGCGCCGCGGAAGCCCCGAGCTACTGCGCGCCGGGGCAGGCCATCCCGTACCGTCCGCTGTCCGGCTGCACCTGGTACGTTGCGAGCCGGAGCTGCGACGTGATCGAGGCCATGCTCCCGAACCGGGCCGTCCTCAAGGAGACGTGCTGCAGCCAGCTGCGGGACATCCCGGCGGAGTGCCGGTGCCGGGCGCTGCGGGTGATGATGGAGACGCCCCTCGTCGTGGGCGCGGAGCCGGGGGCCCAGCAGAGGTGCCGGGTCGCGCAGGCCCGCTTCGCCCCCGCCCTCGTCGCCGCGGCCGAGTGCGGCTTGCTCACCGCCCACGGCAGGCGCTTCTGCAACGCGCTCGACGCCGAGTGATGCGGTGACCATGGTGATGATACTGCTCCCCGTACCGTGCGTGGTCGAATAAGAAGGGCGTATATTATTCATGGATCTATACTAATCTATTAAGATTCTAATATCACCGTCCAGACCTCCCACACTGCCTCCTGCCCCTGCCACGTGTTCCCCGCCCTTGTCGCACGATCCCAGTCCCGCACCCCAACCCCCGCGATGCCCCCATCCCACCACTGCCACCGCCATCAAGGCACGATGCCCATTTCCGGAGATCGCTCCGTCTCTCGCTTCTTTCTCCCCTATATCTCGCAGTTGTAGCCCACCATAAACCCGCCCAccataaaccctaaccctagatgGATGTCGTCACCTCCAtggttgtagcatcccaaaaatttaaattctgaaattttctcaaactcgccctaaattcaaaatgaatttcaaatttcatttcaaaatgtttgtttgcgagttgatatcaacaaataaattatagtggtctatattctctccaaaatcctcctccaaatatcctacaaatatttccctactgaccccctcaaattctttccagaaacactgtccagatatttccccagtggtccccctcaaattctttccagaaatattgtccaaatattccaccaatatatctccaagtattttcttcctcagaaataccttccgaatcatttttgaagtctccacaaatattttcttcataactttcctcatgcccatacgtatacgtatgcctccaatgtcatacggtgagctctacaagctaacctcacttatacaagacaaatacatgctaatctcccactaatcctctcatcctcccactaatcctctcatccctccccctaatccccccaccatggctataaatagaggggcaagggcctcctctcatcccaccccaagccatttcatggcaactctcttccccccccacacacccactccatgtttcacacaagcacacactagcacaaggatcgttcgatcgttcttcgatcgttcgtcccctgttcttagtttgttcgttcgttcgtccgatcgttcgatcgttcatccgatcgttcatggttcgttcgtccgttcgtccgatcgttcgatcgttcgttcgttcgttcgtccaaataatctttttcctaccgttatgctgccgaaattccgatcgttcgttcgttcgatcattcgatcgttcatcgttcgttcatagttcctattcatcgttcatcgttcgttcatagtccctattcatcgttcttctagataatctttgtcctgccgttatgctgccgaaattccgatcgttcgttcgtccgatcattcgatcgttcgtccgttcgttcgtccaaataatcttttcctgccgttatgctgccgaaattctgatcgttcgttcgtccgatcattcgatcgttcgtccgttcgttcatagttcccattcatcgttcatcgttcgttcatacgaactattcactatcactattcaccattactattcatcgttactattcatcgttactattcacatacactattcatcatcgttactatttatcattgctattcatcatcgttactattcatcgatgatatctatagttacttttccatcgccactattcatcgttactaatcatcgttactattcatcgatcatccgatcgccccaaatttcaactactcatccatcatgctgtccagtccacttaagaccagccagacccatattccagtcatacggactccggtgactgtgattttccttccagtagggaacttcccatctggtcgcccatcccaggtttctccaagttgagcacgcttaactttgagattccttcgaaccaggcttccaaactcagattccaataattcttgtttctaaattcttatcgaattattccctatccaaccatgtcatcccttaatcctggtccatattctagaaaactcccaaaatactcttgtcccatattctgtctataactctcctgttcatactaagtcagacgattcattcgtcaccattctcaccaacagtgaacttcactgtgctacaccacatacacccagctataaatacatccagctaccctctccctctccacacacactcaacaccctcagccaaggcaaacaccccacccactcagttactctgctctgccggctacacgcgtaGTGTTGCTTCGCcttcagtccaccctcctggtaagcacctccgctccaccactagtagtatctcaacaccacatgacacagattctactcaagactctacccatccatatatcgctattctgaccactatactaaatatttgttgctatacttgttggtttgtatgtttgcttgttcatgttgcatagttatcggagcgttcgtgccgtctcgtggaggccagatctgcaagtctacgccaggcagtggagctagaagccagttccgcgagctccccttcccccttcgccgaataagcacggcaagctcactggatccctttgatgcataaattacccatgtctttcaaccacaaccctcagcctgttattttatgcatgatatgattttgagacaagttattatggccacccaagccgcttgccgcaatcaatccttaatatatttgttacaaatgatttgagaaaagggtgtgagttttcaaaagaaaatgcttttcaaaatgtgtatgatgaagggttttcacccttatcacctggtgagtgggataatcagggactccctggtttaggggagggcctaaggtgatggctcagctggtttaggcgtgagcagaaggattgtcccctcatataaggaccggtttgtcatcttcactacctgtactctttaatagtacaaccactcgagactgtgtgggcagtcactcaatctgaactcgtgcggtccgaccccagggttatgaaggctggggagcaccgggaggataaggagggggaaagttttgtccggtttggacatggcggtggcctgactccttccggataaccgttaaggttaggacgtgcggggaaagaaagagattcggattcggatctcattgatcatgagatcgcagagccggactagtgggtaaagtgtacacctctgcgcagagtttaaacctattcgaatagtctgtgtccacaggaatggacgagtctggtatggtatgacaattaatgttttgttttccaaataaagagatgcgtttgagaaaagtggtttttaaaaggttcggcggttgagccgtgagctatggtggacgggaagtccagtagctgtttttgaaaaggaaaagtagtgggaaactgctgaggtacctggatggtttagtccaggggattttgttataatactgaaaaacttcctgctccttttggagaggatgcactttgcaaaatacaaaatgtttttcaaaacaaccctgcataaaatattgttgtttctgcaaatatcctgagctctacatattccatgcattatatctgatttccccattccgcgggtgaaggtgggctgctgagtacgtttgtactcacccttgcttatttgttgtttttcagaaaaaggagatcgggtaagagttacgactgttcccaaccttgcctgtggctggtggaccgctgaattgcttcgctgcatatatcgggctgcttcagccccactctgatgatatgtcccgagttgtggaccaactcttaaagttgatcgccacctttataggtttgtctcgtttaagcagatctggaatcatctgatgtataaatgtgtttactagcctcctgggactagtaattgtatcacatttgagtcccagaggattggggacgcttcaggtggtatcagagctgttaggttggccgcaggacgtaacccttagcctgatcaaaagtttttgagtccaaactattttcttaaaaaaattcttgctctcatcccttcatttcaaaaatgctttccccctttccttctctcagaagtcagatggaggtccgttgccaaaccagcttttgccagaatgaagatggtttccccaagttgctgagagcatgcacagtccgcctcggaatcaggagccagccagagtatgatggtcgtgaattcgtcgagcatggcacagagaagtgtgtcgtgactgtatacattgggtccagtccacaccatgtggaatggagtgtcactgctgctgggcacagattcaaagacacctgccaagtcgtcgctcgcaaggcattgagggccctgtgtcagatctatgaagaagaagtggccgacactccgctcagattctttccgccctttcagagagaccgtcccgcttggatggccaggatgcgtgcattggaagggcagcaactgcttgaggatgaccccacagtcatgtacctcactgcatacctgctcacccttgatgcacagtatgatttcttggctcggcaccaccgtcagatgattgcccaagCAGAAGattcagagaagcgcaaccgtcagctgcatgtggatctcaccacagctcaagcccgtgcaactgccttggagagtcgtgaagtcattgctgtggaagccctgaagcaagccaaggatgaacacgtccagaagttgatggaggcctacttggtcacccataaccaacgtagagccctgcggatccaagagcccgcctcatacaacccagttcaacccaggagagctgaagatccccagattcttgaaggtcacctggtcactatcagaggagagaagaaggcttgggaactcccgaaaggagccatagtcttggaaggaattctagtcttccctcaggctatggataagcaagagcaccctgaatcctcccaagatcccccgccagagttgtttgagcccctcaccatgaagaagattccagcaccatcccttgaggtcaaggaagaagctgcaagcaccccgccagcaccaccgccctctgaggagctacaagagccagtcccgcttgaagaagagttcgaccctgtcctgccatctcagtcgccgccagaagaagtcatcaacatcaacttcctcttgacccatccaggagatgtctcagattgaagttgtgtgcaagcctcgctagaagagaagctgccagatctgagttagttatgcccagtcctctgcatgcattaggtagtgaagtttttcttcactttggctagagccctgcatgtatgagaggtaatcgtgtagactcgtgttttgaaaaactctaattatgttgccccctagggcatttcaaaatgaatttcgcttgatgttttctccccttttgagtgcatatgtgatgctttaacgttagtgctcataagttgcaattagcatagttctcaattcaggagctgagcagtagtagttatgcttagccctcgaatctgagtagtccgtgctttggaaaaaactctattcttcccttattcaaaacactcaatttgtttgtgcttatcattgctgagcttgtgtgttttattttttaagaaaggttttctctaaaaacatagatcacaaattagatctaatcctcaccttatgcttccattctcatcttaacccatctcaagagaaaagtgccttacccaagaagataccgggaagcttacccttgaagcctggaacaagctacagaagaaaccagtccagccgctcagtcaaaaggaccgaccgtgagaatcaaagcactgcccctgagtcaaagtaaacaggaaaagaggacagaaggagttattaccatatagagaggcaaagattcttggaaccagagaccacaaacatcagggtcatcgaccccaccactcacccgtgcccccgcacgcgtgcccgcctccatgcgcactaccaccgccccacgcccccctttgcagcgcactaccgccgcccacaccacctttgcagcgcacccaccgccaccatcatAGCCGGCAACACCAGACCCcccctccccttgtcgcacccgctgtcgcgtagcacctactccatcaccactgctccgcaaccgaacacccccgctcgcctataaaacccccccaacatctccctcaactcccatctcgctcaaagcaaaagcacactccagataaatcacctctgccaaatcgcaagcaactccatttttccactccctcgcccctaagatcataatgcttggtgattcttgggttgaagactgttgtatatggttcaacatcttcggtttcctcctctgtatgatggtaatactctttggtagaatcctcgagtgggaagagcaaagagaaagaaagaggcagtgaaaagtgaaaagtgaaaagtgagaagagaaaagaagatagtgaagagaagatgagaagaaggttgtcccagaatcaaccctgtgtcagtcatttctccgcagcctgctcaagcagcaacagcaaaagaaggccccgtaacacctttgttatgaggtacttcaaggagttcaaatccccaagattcaagagttctaccctctttctttttaagtggggtagtgttccagcaaggttcctgctatggagaaaaagaagaaggcctgtaacaagtttgtggaggaccagatcatcgaagcttataagtttctggatgagaagtggtcacccaagttttgttgatgaagcaccaaaagACCAATCAagtaaggaatccatgtgggagtttgcaagagaaaggtttgcgtgttggcatcaatgcttcctcaataagctagcggCCAAGCGAAAGCCagtagcctgaagatgatctttgagtagccagaatcagcgtttgcaatcagcaaccagatgctcctgaaaggccagattttgttgaagttccatctcctcgaagagttgcaaagtgaagatatgtagctgaagtaaagctatacccataacccttctaagccaaatctcgaggacgagattccttttaagtggggtagatttgtagcatcccaaaaatttaaattctgaaattttctcaaactcgccctaaattcaaaatgaatttcaaatttcatttcaaaatgtttgtttgcgagttgatatcaacaaataaattatagtggtctatattctctccaaaatcctcctccaaatatcctacaaatatttccctactgaccccctcaaattctttccagaaacactgtccagatatttccccagtggtccccctcaaattctttccagaaatattgcccaaatattccaccaatatatctccaagtattttcttcctcagaaataccttccgaatcatttttgaagtctcCACaagtattttcttcataactttcctcatgcccatacgtatacgtatgcctccaatgtcatacggtgagctctacaagctaacctcacttatacaagacaaatacatgctaatctcccactaatcctctcatcctcccactaatcctctcatccctccccctaatccccccaccatggctataaatagaggggcaagggcctcctctcatcccaccccaagccatttcatggcaactctcttccccccccccacacacccactccatgtttcacacaagcacacactagcacaaggatcgttcgatcgttcttcgatcgttcgtcccctgttcttagtttgttcgttcgttcgtccgatcgttcgatcgttcgtccgatcgttcatggttcgttcgtccgttcgtccgatcgttcgatcgttcgttcgttcgttcgtccaaataatctttttcctaccgttatgctgccgaaattccgatcgttcgttcgttcgatcattcgatcgttcatcgttcgttcatagttcctattcatcgttcatcgttcgttcatagtccctattcatcgttcttctagataatctttgtcctgccgttatgctgccgaaattccgatcgttcgttcgtccgatcattcgatcgttcgtccgttcgttcgtccaaataatcttttcctgccgttatgctgccgaaattctgatcgttcgttcgtccgatcattcgatcgttcgtccgttcgttcatagttcccattcatcgttcatcgttcgttcatacgaactattcactatcactattcaccattactattcatcgttactattcatcgttactattcacatacactattcatcatcattactatttatcattgctattcatcatcgttactattcatcgatgatatctatagttacttttccatcgccactattcatcgttactaatcatcgttactattcatcgatcatccgatcgccccaaatttcaactactcatccatcatgctgtccagtccacttaagaccagccagacccatattccagtcatacggactccggtgactgtgattttccttccagtagggaacttcccatctggtcgcccatcccaggtttctccaagttgagcacgcttaactttgagattccttcgaaccaggcttccaaactcagattccaataattcttgtttctaaattcttatcgaattattccctatccaaccatgtcatcccttaatcctggtccatattctagaaaactcccaaaatactcttgtcccatattctgtctataactctcctgttcatactaagtcagacgattcattcgtcactattctcaccaacagtgaacttcactgtgctacaccacatacacccagctataaatacacccagctaccctctccctctccacacacactcaacaccctcagccaaggcaaacaccccacccactcagttactctgctctgccggctacacgcgtaGTGTTGCTTCGCcttcagtccaccctcctggtaagcacctccgctccaccactagtagtatctcaacaccacatgacacagattctactcaagactctacccatccatatatcgctattctgaccactatactaaatatttgttgctatacttgttggtttgtatgtttgcttgttcatgttgcatagttatcggagcgttcgtgccgtctcgtggaggccagatctgcaagtctacgccaggcagtggagctagaagctagttccgcgagctccccttcgccgaataagcacggcaagctcactggatccctttgatgcataaattacccatgtctttcaaccacaaccctcagcctgttattttatgcatgatatgattttgagacaagttattatggccacccaagccgcttgccgcaatcaatccttaatatatttgttacaaatgatttgagaaaagggtgtgagttttcaaaagaaaatgcttttcaaaatgtgtatgatgaagggttttcacccttatcacctggtgagtgggataatcagggactccctggtttaggggagggcctaaggtgatggctcagctggtttaggcgtgagcagaaggattgtcccctcatataaggaccagtttgtcatcttcactacctgtactctttaatagtacaaccactcgagactgtgtgggcagtcactcaatctgaactcgtgcggtccgaccccagggttatgaaggctggggagcaccgggaggataaggagggggaaagttttgtccggtttggacatggcggtggcctgactccttccggataaccgttaaggttaggacgtgcggggaaagaaagagattcggattcggatctcattgatcatgagatcgcagagccggactagtgggtaaagtgtacacctctgcgcagagtttaaacctattcgaatagtctgtgtccacaggaatggacgagtctggtatggtatgacaattaatgttttgttttccaaataaagagatgcgtttgagaaaagtggtttttaaaaggtttggcggttgagccgtgagctatggtggacgggaagtccagtagctgtttttgaaaaggaaaactagtgggaaactgctgaggtacctggatggtttagtccaggggattttgttataatactgaaaaacttcctgctccttttggagaggatgcactttgcaaaatacaaaatgtttttcaaaacaaccctgcataaaatattgctgtttctgcaaatatcctgagctctacatattccatgcattatatctgatttccccattccgcgggtgaaggtgggctgctgagtacgtttgtactcacccttgcttatttgttgtttttcagaaaaaggagatcgggtaagagttacgactgttcccaaccttgcctgtggctggtggaccgctgaattgcttcgctgcatatatcgggctgcttcaaccccactctgatgatatgtcccgagttgtggaccaactcttaaagttgatcgccacctttataggtttgtctcgtttaagcagatctggaatcatctgatgtataaatgtgtttactagcctcctgggactagtaattgtatcacatttgagtcccagaggattggggacgcttcaatgGTCATGGCACGTTTCACCTTCTTCTCGCCAAGTCCGCTGTCGCACGGCATCTCGGCGTCGCGGGCGCCCGCACTCCCCCCACTGCTTCTACTGCTCGTGGCGGCCAAGGCGCGTTTTGTGGTGGAACGCTTCACCTTCTCGTCGATCCCGCCGTCGCACAGGATATTAACGTCGCTCGTGGCCCGGGTGAGGACATCGAGGCCACGACACCCGTCGAAGAAGCGAGCGGTGGGCACGTGATAGTGACAGAGGAGTGGAAGGTCAGTCCAGGGTCCGAGTCGCCCAGGCCGTTATGGCGGAGCGCACCTAGGTGAAGACGGCGGAGCACATGCCATATGAAGACGGCAGAGCATGCGATCGATATGGAGGCCGTGACAACTGTGGCGGCCGTTGTCGAATCTGAGGTCGAGTCCATCTGTGGTGGAAGGATCCCTGAGATTGCCACGCTCGCGACGGCTAGAGATTCGTGCCCGCGACGAACGGAGATCCACGCCTGTCCCCCTTAGATTTGTGCCACGCCGAGCCCCTCCTCAAGTGGTCCAACACTGAGGTCGATGAGTTCATCGTCTTCGATACAGTCTAGGGCCCAAGTCGGTGCTCCCCTCCCCCGCTAATTTAGGACCAATGAGTTCATTGCCTTGTATCTCAGTCGCGActagcccgaggccaacctcgggcgggagacgCAATCACGActccccgaggccaacctcgggcgaGGGACGCAGTCACGATCCTCGGGGGAGACGCAGTcaagactcgcccgaggccaacctcgggcgaaaaatgcagtcacgactcgcccgaggccaacccctaGCTAGGAGAAGGtcatggctcgcccgaggccaatctCGATCGAGACGCAGCCATGACTCGTCCGAGTTCGTCCTCGGGTGGGAGACAcaatcacgactcgcccgaggccgccCTCGGGTGGGAGAACGCTATCACGGCTTGCCTAAGGCCATCCCCGGGTGGGAGACACAGTCACGGCTTGCTCGAGGACAACCTCGGGCGGGAGAACGCAGtcacggctcgctcgaggccgtCCTCGAGCAGGAGAACGCAGtcacggctcgctcgaggccgcCCTCCGGCGGGAGAACCAGTCACGACTTGCCCGAGGTAGGGAGACACAGTCACCATTTTTTGCATTTTGGCCTTTTTTGGGGAAAATCATGTTTGGGCCCAAGGAAAACTTAATGtaattttggaccctttgcttagtgtcataggctatggcgccgaggtaatacAGCACGGCGCCAAACACAACACGACACCATAGCCT contains these protein-coding regions:
- the LOC100280809 gene encoding trypsin/factor XIIA inhibitor precursor, with the protein product MACCTTTSRLVLSAAAALLAVAGGAAEAPSYCAPGQAIPYRPLSGCTWYVASRSCDVIEAMLPNRAVLKETCCSQLRDIPAECRCRALRVMMETPLVVGAEPGAQQRCRVAQARFAPALVAAAECGLLTAHGRRFCNALDAE